The following proteins are encoded in a genomic region of Bacteroidota bacterium:
- the chrA gene encoding chromate efflux transporter has product MKGVQPTLAQLFLVFLKIGATAFGGNVALVAAVRNEICRNRGWLSEERLLDTTTLGNLLPGPLAVNVVAALGFQMRGLAGALVCMTGVLLPALVLVCALSAWYFRYGSHSHITVIFNSMLPAVAAVIMATVWQLFQKNATTWLQRGMVLLAAAALLLSRSFLTTLLVITAAGFAGWLFMRKDQKPEPVALTKRSLSPVLFASVLAVVAGVLVLIQLSGKAALIRQLALTFGSMSITLFGGGYVFVPVIRDVVVEQLQWVTNREFFDGIAIGQVTPGPIMISAAFIGWKQAGISGALASTAGIFLPPAALMLIATQFTERLRGNAVADAIFRGVRPAVIGMIAASVFYIARSGPLNWQAAVIFAAVLLLSLRTKISQAVLVPASGLLGWLLYTLF; this is encoded by the coding sequence ATGAAAGGAGTTCAGCCTACACTTGCACAGCTTTTTCTGGTCTTTCTCAAAATCGGGGCAACGGCTTTTGGCGGCAATGTGGCTCTGGTGGCAGCGGTGCGCAACGAAATTTGCAGGAACCGGGGCTGGCTCAGCGAAGAGCGGCTGCTCGACACCACCACGCTTGGAAATCTTCTGCCCGGGCCGCTGGCTGTAAACGTAGTGGCCGCACTGGGTTTTCAGATGCGCGGGCTGGCCGGTGCGCTGGTGTGTATGACCGGCGTGCTGCTGCCGGCGTTAGTGCTTGTGTGTGCGCTCAGTGCCTGGTATTTCCGCTACGGCAGTCACTCACACATAACAGTTATTTTCAACAGCATGCTGCCTGCCGTGGCGGCTGTAATTATGGCTACTGTGTGGCAACTGTTTCAGAAAAATGCCACCACGTGGTTGCAGCGCGGCATGGTTTTACTGGCTGCAGCTGCGTTATTGCTTTCACGAAGTTTTTTAACCACACTGCTCGTTATTACCGCTGCCGGGTTTGCTGGCTGGCTGTTTATGCGTAAGGATCAAAAGCCCGAACCCGTTGCCTTAACCAAACGCAGCCTGAGTCCGGTGCTTTTTGCCTCGGTGCTGGCTGTGGTGGCCGGGGTGCTTGTACTCATTCAGCTGAGCGGTAAAGCAGCACTTATCAGGCAGCTTGCACTTACGTTTGGCAGCATGAGCATTACACTTTTCGGTGGTGGTTATGTGTTTGTACCGGTTATCCGCGATGTAGTGGTGGAACAGCTGCAATGGGTAACGAACCGCGAATTTTTCGATGGTATTGCCATTGGGCAGGTTACGCCGGGGCCAATTATGATCAGCGCGGCTTTTATCGGCTGGAAGCAGGCCGGCATTTCAGGCGCGCTGGCTTCAACAGCTGGCATTTTTCTGCCTCCTGCCGCACTTATGCTTATTGCCACACAGTTTACCGAACGACTTCGCGGGAATGCGGTTGCCGATGCCATTTTCCGCGGTGTGCGTCCTGCGGTAATCGGCATGATTGCCGCTTCGGTATTTTACATTGCACGCAGCGGACCGCTGAACTGGCAGGCCGCAGTAATTTTTGCGGCGGTGCTCCTGCTTTCGTTACGCACCAAGATTTCGCAGGCTGTGCTGGTGCCGGCTTCCGGATTGCTGGGCTGGTTGCTTTACACCTTATTCTAG
- a CDS encoding gliding motility-associated C-terminal domain-containing protein, translating into MHTHKAFGQATCPTVNAGPDQTICVPNCATLTATVTATQLPGTTATAYTVAQIPYAPDPFNVGTAVPLSDDQWSQPITIPFQFCFYGNTYTQLLIGSNGVVKFDLAGAGGYCTWPIPNTPVPTATAGTPTNAIMGPWQDLNPAVGGSVRYTTYGVAPCRRFVVSWFNVPMFSCGTPATQQITLYETTHIIDNFIQTKPLCAGWNGGKAIQAIQNSTGTQAVVVAGRNTPTQWTATNDGRRYTPNGASNYTVQWLANAVPVGTGTTITVCPVTTTTYTCQVTYTMCNNTTVTISDQVIVNVSQLLVDAGLPQQVCQGGQATLTCTAPGATIWQWYAGPPPTNPIGSTSTITVTPNSNTTYYVVATDPSGCSGVDTVTVSTFVMNTASAGADDSICAGNCTTLTAGGGVTYSWAPLAAIQSGANTATPTVCPAVTTQYTVTVTDANGCVGTDSATVYVAPQVLSSQIAGTNATCFALCNGSATVTPTGGFAPYTVTWNTVPAQTGVTATGLCAGNYTATITDAIGCTTTASVTISEPTDISIQTTNITTANCGLNDGSVTVSITGGTPLGNGLYSVIWSSGGTGYTENNLPSGQVCVYVVDANFCPDTLCVVVPNTPGATISVASTSDALCFNSCDGSLVTSVAGGTAPFTYSWNGGPFGNSNDSTTLCAGTYQVILSDSNGCLDTISATINQPTAVTNTAAAAPATICIGQSSTLTATPGGGSPGYQYQWADAAGPIIGQTGASMTVSPTVTTTYFVAVVDANGCVGPVAPVTVTVNPPLQVTAMADVTVCQNTQVTLTCNGSGGDGNLSYSWSPIGQQGNSVPVNITGTTTFIVTVSDGCGTPVDVDSVVVTVNPAPVVNIAATTDISGCEDLCVSFVNNTPNTASVVWTFGNNLGTSTSPTPTFCFNDAGTFDVTATVTDVIGCSSTFTLSNYVTVWPLPTAAFTFSPTDPTALNNVVDFTDQSSGATIWNWSIGNTITSLDTTMNGQNPSFAFPGVGTFDVQLIVTNQYGCSDDVIQTVVVKEDYAVYIPNAFTPNGDGINDVFFPQGIGINTDRFEMYIFDRWGNMIYQTDRWPGGWDGTVQGSSRICQIDTYVYKIITVDPDGNRSQYIGSVSLIK; encoded by the coding sequence GCTACCTGCCCAACTGTGAATGCCGGCCCGGATCAGACAATCTGTGTGCCAAACTGTGCTACCCTTACTGCAACAGTTACAGCCACGCAGCTTCCTGGCACAACCGCCACTGCATATACGGTAGCGCAAATTCCATATGCGCCTGATCCGTTTAACGTGGGCACCGCAGTTCCGCTTAGCGATGATCAGTGGTCACAGCCCATTACCATTCCGTTTCAGTTTTGTTTCTATGGCAACACCTACACACAGTTGCTGATTGGTTCTAACGGAGTAGTAAAGTTTGACCTTGCCGGCGCCGGTGGATATTGCACCTGGCCAATTCCCAATACTCCCGTACCCACCGCCACTGCCGGAACGCCAACCAATGCCATTATGGGCCCCTGGCAGGATCTTAATCCGGCTGTTGGTGGAAGCGTGCGCTACACCACCTACGGTGTTGCACCCTGCCGCCGTTTTGTGGTTAGCTGGTTTAACGTGCCGATGTTCTCTTGCGGAACACCCGCTACCCAGCAAATTACGCTTTACGAAACCACACACATCATTGATAATTTTATCCAGACCAAGCCGCTCTGCGCCGGCTGGAACGGTGGCAAGGCCATTCAGGCCATACAAAACTCTACAGGTACGCAGGCTGTGGTAGTTGCAGGCCGCAACACCCCCACACAGTGGACAGCCACAAACGACGGACGACGTTATACACCAAACGGTGCAAGCAACTATACCGTGCAGTGGCTGGCTAATGCGGTTCCGGTTGGTACAGGAACAACCATTACCGTTTGCCCGGTTACCACCACCACATACACCTGCCAGGTTACTTACACCATGTGTAACAACACCACAGTGACCATTTCTGATCAGGTTATTGTAAACGTTTCACAACTGCTTGTGGATGCCGGTTTGCCCCAGCAGGTATGTCAGGGCGGACAAGCCACCCTAACCTGCACGGCCCCCGGTGCCACAATTTGGCAATGGTATGCCGGGCCGCCACCTACCAACCCAATAGGAAGTACATCAACCATTACAGTTACGCCAAACTCCAACACCACCTATTATGTTGTAGCCACTGATCCATCGGGCTGCAGCGGTGTGGATACAGTAACTGTAAGTACGTTTGTTATGAATACCGCCAGTGCCGGGGCTGATGACAGTATATGCGCAGGTAACTGTACCACGTTAACTGCCGGCGGAGGTGTAACCTACTCATGGGCGCCGCTTGCGGCCATTCAGAGCGGTGCCAATACCGCCACACCAACGGTATGCCCGGCGGTGACTACCCAATACACAGTAACGGTTACGGATGCCAATGGCTGTGTAGGGACTGATTCGGCTACCGTATATGTGGCGCCGCAGGTACTCAGCAGCCAGATTGCCGGAACCAATGCCACCTGTTTTGCATTGTGTAACGGATCGGCCACGGTAACACCCACAGGCGGATTTGCACCCTATACGGTAACGTGGAACACCGTTCCTGCTCAAACCGGTGTAACAGCAACAGGTCTTTGCGCAGGCAACTACACCGCCACGATAACTGATGCAATTGGCTGCACTACCACGGCCAGTGTAACCATCAGCGAGCCTACCGATATTTCTATACAAACCACAAATATTACTACGGCCAACTGCGGACTGAATGATGGTTCGGTAACCGTAAGCATTACAGGCGGTACACCGCTTGGGAATGGTTTGTACAGTGTAATCTGGTCGTCGGGAGGTACCGGATACACGGAAAACAACCTGCCTTCGGGTCAGGTGTGTGTGTATGTGGTTGACGCCAATTTTTGCCCGGATACACTTTGCGTAGTGGTTCCCAATACACCCGGTGCTACTATTTCAGTAGCCTCTACAAGTGATGCGCTTTGCTTCAATTCCTGCGATGGCTCATTAGTTACCTCAGTTGCCGGGGGCACTGCACCTTTTACTTATTCGTGGAATGGCGGGCCTTTTGGCAACAGTAATGACTCAACTACACTTTGTGCAGGTACTTATCAGGTTATCCTCAGCGATTCGAACGGTTGCTTAGATACTATTTCCGCTACCATTAACCAGCCCACAGCAGTAACCAATACGGCAGCTGCGGCTCCCGCCACTATTTGCATCGGTCAGTCATCAACGCTTACAGCCACGCCCGGCGGCGGATCGCCTGGTTATCAGTATCAGTGGGCTGATGCGGCCGGACCAATTATTGGTCAGACGGGTGCAAGCATGACTGTTTCGCCCACTGTTACAACTACTTATTTTGTAGCTGTAGTTGATGCCAATGGCTGCGTCGGGCCGGTGGCGCCGGTAACAGTTACGGTCAATCCGCCGCTGCAGGTAACCGCCATGGCCGATGTTACCGTGTGCCAGAACACGCAGGTAACGCTTACCTGTAACGGCAGTGGTGGCGATGGCAACCTCTCTTATTCATGGTCGCCAATTGGCCAGCAAGGCAACAGTGTGCCGGTGAACATTACCGGAACAACTACATTTATTGTTACGGTAAGCGACGGATGCGGTACACCGGTTGACGTGGACAGTGTAGTGGTAACTGTTAATCCGGCTCCGGTAGTAAACATTGCAGCTACCACGGATATTTCCGGTTGTGAAGATTTGTGTGTTTCGTTTGTGAACAATACACCAAATACGGCTTCGGTAGTATGGACATTTGGCAACAACCTGGGCACATCAACCAGCCCCACGCCCACATTCTGCTTTAATGATGCCGGCACATTTGACGTAACGGCTACTGTAACAGATGTAATTGGTTGTTCAAGCACGTTTACACTGAGCAACTACGTAACCGTGTGGCCATTGCCCACAGCGGCATTTACATTCTCACCTACAGATCCGACCGCACTTAACAACGTGGTAGATTTTACCGATCAGTCGAGTGGCGCAACGATCTGGAACTGGTCAATCGGCAATACAATCACTTCGCTGGATACCACAATGAACGGACAGAATCCGAGCTTCGCATTCCCGGGAGTAGGAACGTTTGATGTACAGCTTATTGTAACTAACCAATACGGCTGCAGCGACGATGTTATTCAAACAGTTGTTGTAAAAGAAGATTACGCGGTATATATCCCCAATGCCTTTACACCAAACGGCGACGGAATTAATGATGTTTTCTTCCCGCAGGGAATTGGCATTAATACAGATCGGTTTGAGATGTACATATTTGATCGCTGGGGAAATATGATCTATCAGACCGACCGCTGGCCCGGAGGCTGGGATGGAACAGTACAGGGCTCATCCCGCATTTGCCAGATTGACACTTATGTGTATAAAATTATTACTGTTGATCCTGATGGTAACCGCAGTCAGTATATAGGCAGTGTAAGTCTGATTAAATAG
- a CDS encoding Omp28-related outer membrane protein, producing the protein MKKLILLLMSAFIAGAIPAQTFYLNEDFESGLPAGWTLDPASGAWSIGNATVAASSGFPIPAHSNFAYINDDATNPTNPNSMLISPAVNLSAVSSVYLTYEAYFHNFTTSTYTESTQIICSTDGGNTWIVADSIPGDLYSWRYYSTNLTSLIAGQSNVKIAFRYSDAGTWVYGCSIDNVKLLTPAAWDASLTSITPATGSPTAYFAINTPFNLSGSIRNEGSNTITNATVKYRVGANVYPVTLNNLNIPPFGDANFTHPTAFNTPNLGNQTFDMWVELTNDNNSSNDTLQSVVEAVAFMPTHQVVLEKGTGTWCGWCPRGIVYFDSLYALHPNDAHLIAVHNADPMTNNVYDAGLAQLIGGYPRVFLNRSQNFDPTNTIVKFNESINNFGFADLTTTPSYNFSSRVLTVTASANFAVNLNGDYRLALVVTEDGVTGTTSSYNQANYYANNSAGPMGGFENLPDPVPASQMVYNHVAREILGGFNGAQGSLPTSITAGTPYTYTFTWTIPQGYNENNMHLVLMLIDNNVTPANIMNAAGASVVTGIADTQNSREMVSVFPNPSLDGNFTVAYNLTQEEETVITIFDVLGNEVLTIQNGEQQPGAYRQTVNTSNLAAGTYFVTVSTPSRNTTCRIQVIK; encoded by the coding sequence ATGAAAAAGCTAATCCTTTTACTCATGAGTGCATTTATTGCCGGAGCAATACCTGCACAAACCTTTTATCTGAATGAGGACTTTGAATCTGGTCTCCCAGCAGGGTGGACTCTTGATCCAGCCAGCGGAGCATGGAGTATTGGTAATGCAACAGTAGCTGCAAGTTCTGGTTTCCCCATACCAGCCCATTCAAACTTTGCCTACATCAATGATGATGCAACCAACCCGACAAACCCCAATTCAATGCTTATCTCTCCGGCAGTCAATCTCTCTGCGGTATCCAGTGTTTATCTTACTTATGAGGCCTATTTTCATAATTTCACCACCTCTACTTATACTGAATCTACTCAAATAATTTGCTCTACTGATGGAGGTAATACCTGGATTGTAGCAGACTCTATTCCAGGCGACCTTTATTCGTGGCGCTATTATTCTACCAATCTGACCAGCCTGATTGCCGGTCAGTCTAATGTTAAAATTGCCTTCAGATACAGTGATGCCGGCACATGGGTATATGGCTGCAGTATTGACAATGTAAAACTTCTCACACCTGCAGCATGGGATGCGAGCTTAACATCAATTACCCCGGCAACAGGCTCACCTACAGCCTATTTCGCTATAAACACACCTTTTAATTTATCAGGATCAATCAGAAACGAAGGCTCCAACACAATTACCAATGCCACTGTTAAATACCGTGTAGGTGCAAATGTGTATCCCGTTACGCTTAACAATCTGAACATACCTCCGTTTGGAGATGCCAATTTCACACACCCCACCGCCTTCAACACACCAAACCTTGGAAACCAAACTTTTGATATGTGGGTAGAACTGACCAACGACAACAACAGTTCAAACGACACATTACAATCTGTTGTTGAAGCTGTTGCTTTTATGCCAACACACCAAGTTGTACTTGAGAAAGGAACAGGAACATGGTGCGGATGGTGTCCGCGCGGAATCGTTTACTTTGATTCTTTGTATGCTTTACACCCAAATGACGCACACCTTATTGCTGTTCATAATGCCGATCCGATGACAAATAACGTTTATGATGCCGGGCTCGCTCAATTAATCGGAGGTTATCCGCGTGTATTCTTAAATCGTAGTCAGAATTTTGATCCGACAAATACTATAGTAAAATTTAATGAATCGATTAATAACTTCGGATTTGCCGATTTAACAACAACTCCCAGCTATAATTTCAGTTCTCGTGTGCTCACAGTTACTGCATCGGCAAATTTTGCGGTGAACCTCAACGGTGATTATCGTCTTGCGCTTGTTGTTACCGAAGACGGTGTAACAGGAACAACATCTTCTTACAATCAGGCAAACTATTATGCCAACAATTCGGCTGGTCCCATGGGAGGGTTCGAAAACCTGCCCGATCCTGTACCTGCCTCACAAATGGTATATAATCATGTGGCACGCGAAATTCTGGGCGGTTTTAATGGTGCGCAGGGAAGCCTTCCCACAAGCATTACGGCTGGCACTCCATATACATACACCTTTACATGGACCATCCCGCAGGGCTATAATGAAAACAATATGCACCTGGTTCTCATGCTTATTGATAACAACGTAACACCAGCAAATATTATGAATGCTGCCGGAGCATCAGTTGTAACCGGCATTGCCGACACACAAAATTCACGTGAAATGGTTAGTGTTTTCCCCAATCCCTCTCTCGATGGGAATTTTACTGTAGCGTATAACCTCACACAAGAGGAAGAAACAGTAATTACTATTTTCGATGTTCTTGGAAACGAGGTATTAACAATTCAAAATGGTGAACAACAGCCGGGGGCATACAGACAAACTGTAAATACGTCAAATCTGGCGGCCGGCACTTATTTTGTGACTGTTTCAACACCAAGCCGTAATACAACCTGCAGAATCCAGGTAATTAAATAA
- a CDS encoding collagen-like protein, with amino-acid sequence MKQLFTLLILLLLSAGVYAQNNVGIGTTTPNASSILELQSTTQGVLVPRMTAVQRIGIAAPANGLLVYDLDSLCFFYYKAGLWTSLCNAGGVGPTGPTGAAGTPGPAGASGSNGLNCWDLNGNGINDPAEDINVDNIWDALDCAGATGATGPAGPAGATGAAGPAGSPGATGVAGPAGPSGPAGANGAAGPTGAAGATGPTGAIGATGPTGFGIGPTGPTGPAGANGATGATGVAGATGANGATGPAGPAGVTGAAGPAGPTGVAGANGATGATGPAGANGATGATGVAGPTGAAGANGATGATGAAGANGATGATGAAGANGATGATGVAGPAGANGATGATGATGPSWTITSDNFNANGTLSIVTTIPSTITSSNAAWLVGGNQLAATGNLGTTSNNHIDLISNNLVRGRLSNLGEFFIGTTNTVIAGDLMNGVSNAAFPWGVNGYSAFNGGGTYGAITGGNTIFAGVQGEYLAAATGGPNTAAVRGGNQSNVAGTGFRSLAATGPRMGVNGNTSAPTGSYTFGVHGSMGTADIRSGGVFGDDFGFAFGALGYYAANLVDYGVYGFGMAYQVGIATGRTSQGGGSTANWDGQQNTTIGLGIYGGVMGGWVRGMAYGMHVKGTRYSLYVDGYTFTNKPVAMLVTKEDGTRATTYAAVSTTSDVYARGKAQLSNGSVYIPFDATFRQIITDPGDLVITVTPTGNSNGVYVSSVDANGFTVTENNGGTSAVNVSWVAIATVKGNENPETPAEVSQNDFDQKMRGVMFNDNNLTDTPQPLWWDGSQVRFDTPPAKQPDPNYNTANRSTGSNTMQNRFEQNIPTPAPQFTPSPAPAARPR; translated from the coding sequence ATGAAACAGCTTTTTACGCTGCTCATATTATTACTCCTTTCAGCCGGAGTATATGCACAGAACAATGTTGGCATAGGAACAACCACCCCTAATGCATCTTCTATTCTCGAATTGCAGTCAACCACTCAGGGTGTACTTGTGCCACGCATGACTGCGGTACAGCGAATTGGTATTGCGGCACCCGCCAACGGATTGTTGGTTTATGATCTTGATTCGCTTTGTTTCTTTTATTACAAAGCAGGTTTGTGGACATCGCTGTGCAATGCGGGTGGTGTAGGGCCTACGGGGCCTACCGGTGCTGCCGGTACACCCGGCCCTGCGGGAGCTTCTGGCAGTAACGGACTAAATTGCTGGGACTTGAACGGCAACGGGATAAACGATCCTGCCGAAGATATTAACGTTGATAATATCTGGGATGCACTTGATTGTGCTGGAGCAACCGGAGCTACTGGCCCTGCCGGTCCTGCCGGAGCTACTGGTGCTGCAGGCCCTGCCGGTTCGCCGGGCGCTACAGGTGTTGCAGGCCCTGCCGGTCCTTCGGGCCCTGCAGGAGCCAACGGAGCAGCAGGCCCTACGGGCGCAGCTGGTGCTACTGGCCCTACCGGTGCGATTGGTGCAACCGGCCCAACCGGATTTGGCATTGGCCCTACAGGCCCTACCGGTCCCGCAGGAGCTAACGGTGCCACTGGCGCCACTGGTGTAGCGGGCGCCACCGGTGCCAACGGAGCTACCGGTCCGGCCGGCCCCGCAGGCGTTACTGGCGCAGCTGGTCCTGCCGGTCCTACCGGTGTAGCAGGAGCGAATGGCGCAACGGGTGCCACCGGCCCCGCTGGTGCTAACGGCGCAACGGGTGCCACAGGAGTTGCTGGTCCTACCGGTGCAGCCGGTGCCAATGGCGCCACTGGTGCAACCGGTGCAGCCGGCGCAAATGGTGCCACGGGAGCCACTGGAGCAGCCGGCGCAAATGGTGCTACCGGCGCCACTGGAGTAGCTGGCCCTGCCGGCGCAAATGGTGCCACGGGTGCCACCGGAGCTACAGGCCCAAGCTGGACGATAACTTCCGATAACTTTAACGCAAATGGAACGCTTTCAATAGTTACCACCATCCCTTCAACCATCACCTCCAGCAATGCAGCATGGCTCGTCGGCGGCAACCAGCTTGCCGCAACCGGCAACCTGGGTACTACAAGCAACAACCACATTGATTTGATTTCCAATAACCTTGTCAGAGGCCGCCTGAGCAATCTGGGGGAGTTTTTCATTGGCACAACCAATACAGTAATTGCAGGCGACCTGATGAATGGCGTATCAAATGCTGCATTCCCTTGGGGTGTAAACGGTTACAGTGCATTTAACGGAGGCGGTACATATGGAGCAATAACCGGTGGCAATACTATTTTTGCCGGCGTGCAGGGCGAGTATTTAGCAGCTGCTACCGGCGGCCCCAACACAGCTGCTGTGCGCGGCGGCAACCAGAGTAACGTGGCCGGAACCGGTTTCAGAAGCCTTGCGGCTACCGGTCCGCGCATGGGTGTAAACGGTAATACAAGTGCCCCCACAGGCTCTTATACCTTTGGTGTGCATGGCAGTATGGGTACAGCCGATATCCGCAGCGGCGGTGTATTTGGCGATGATTTTGGCTTTGCCTTTGGTGCACTGGGTTATTACGCCGCTAACCTTGTTGACTACGGTGTGTATGGTTTTGGTATGGCCTACCAGGTAGGTATTGCCACAGGCCGTACCTCGCAGGGTGGAGGAAGTACCGCAAACTGGGATGGCCAGCAGAATACCACAATTGGTCTTGGTATTTACGGCGGTGTAATGGGAGGCTGGGTACGCGGTATGGCTTACGGTATGCACGTAAAAGGCACCCGTTATAGTTTGTATGTTGACGGATATACTTTTACCAACAAGCCGGTGGCCATGCTGGTGACCAAAGAAGACGGCACACGTGCTACAACTTACGCAGCAGTGTCAACCACATCCGATGTATATGCACGCGGCAAAGCCCAGTTAAGCAATGGTTCTGTATATATTCCGTTTGATGCAACCTTCCGTCAGATCATAACCGATCCCGGCGATTTGGTAATTACCGTAACACCTACTGGTAATTCAAATGGAGTTTATGTATCTTCGGTTGATGCAAACGGCTTTACCGTAACCGAAAACAATGGCGGTACATCGGCTGTGAATGTGTCGTGGGTTGCCATTGCCACAGTAAAAGGCAATGAAAATCCTGAAACACCGGCCGAGGTTTCGCAAAACGATTTTGACCAGAAAATGCGTGGTGTGATGTTTAACGATAATAACCTGACCGATACGCCTCAGCCGCTGTGGTGGGACGGATCGCAGGTGCGTTTTGATACACCTCCGGCCAAGCAGCCCGATCCGAATTACAATACTGCCAACCGCAGCACAGGCAGCAACACGATGCAAAACCGTTTTGAGCAAAACATTCCCACACCGGCACCGCAGTTTACACCTTCACCTGCGCCTGCCGCACGTCCGAGATAA